One Halioglobus japonicus DNA segment encodes these proteins:
- a CDS encoding enoyl-CoA hydratase/isomerase family protein, which yields MSNEQLSLNGLHFETVELEEKNYVLTITLNRPERKNAINPTMAAEIIYALDYAKQERGIRAVVLAANGDIFCAGGDLAAMSGKASETASTVPVRGDLDDIALRFRHLNKPSIACVHGNLFAGALLFLCNVTHAIAAEGVQFSAPEIKRGIWPFMVMGGLFRIMPQRAALDFIMRGNPIGTAEAERYGLINTAVPAEALQTHAAALAEELASLAPGSMSMGLAAFNAQDSMDFDSALPYLREQLNACLQSQDAREGISAFLEKRAPNWD from the coding sequence ATGAGCAATGAACAACTCTCACTCAACGGACTTCACTTTGAGACCGTCGAACTGGAAGAGAAAAACTACGTACTCACGATCACGCTAAACCGACCTGAGCGCAAGAATGCCATTAACCCCACGATGGCTGCGGAGATCATCTATGCACTGGATTACGCCAAGCAGGAGCGCGGCATTCGCGCAGTGGTACTGGCTGCCAACGGCGATATTTTCTGTGCTGGTGGCGACCTGGCCGCCATGAGCGGCAAGGCCAGTGAGACGGCCTCTACCGTACCGGTGCGTGGTGATCTGGACGATATCGCCCTGCGCTTCCGCCATCTCAACAAACCGTCTATTGCCTGCGTTCACGGCAACCTGTTTGCCGGCGCCTTGCTGTTCCTGTGCAATGTCACTCACGCCATCGCCGCTGAAGGTGTGCAGTTTTCGGCTCCCGAGATCAAGCGGGGAATCTGGCCGTTTATGGTAATGGGCGGTTTGTTCCGGATCATGCCGCAACGGGCCGCGCTGGATTTCATTATGCGCGGCAACCCTATTGGTACCGCAGAAGCAGAAAGATACGGATTGATTAACACCGCGGTACCGGCCGAAGCGCTGCAGACACATGCGGCAGCGCTGGCAGAGGAATTGGCCAGTCTCGCTCCCGGCTCAATGAGTATGGGGCTGGCGGCCTTTAATGCCCAGGACAGCATGGACTTTGACAGTGCCCTACCCTACCTGCGTGAACAACTAAACGCATGCCTGCAAAGCCAGGACGCCAGAGAAGGCATTAGTGCCTTTCTCGAAAAGCGCGCGCCCAACTGGGACTGA
- a CDS encoding acyl-CoA carboxylase subunit beta, with product MAVIESQLDTQSEDYQNNHKVMTAAVDEFRGIERRVIEAAQAKAPRYIKKGLIPPRERLSLLLDAGSPFLELSTLCGYMQEEDTDGSAAGGSYIAGIGYISGVRCVVAVDDYLTKGGSISPLGGLKRMRMLDLALENKLPMVNLSQSGGGNLKLVGDTFGTSGAMFAKQCRLSAAGIPQITVVHGSATAGGAYQPTLSDYLVLVRKQSTMYLAGPPLLKAATGEIATDEELGGAEMHSEIAGTNDYLAENDADGIRIARDITAKLGWNKRQSLPPQIDHAAPLYPAAELRGIVPEDAKTPFDMREVIARVADGSDFLEFKGDFDNGTLCGHIEVEGYPCGVIGNNSPITAKGAAKAAQFIQLCEQSGTPLLFLTNTTGFLVGTEPEQAGIIKHGAKFIQAVTNCTVPKITILIAGSYGAGNYAMAGRGMDPRFLFAWPRSVVSVMGPAQAGSVLRQVAEAKVLRSGGELNEDTLAFIDGLEQETIQDMEARSNALANTARIWDDGIIDPADTRSVVAFALSVCREGDDRQVNTNTFGVGRL from the coding sequence ATGGCTGTCATCGAATCCCAGCTGGATACCCAGTCCGAGGACTATCAGAACAACCATAAGGTCATGACCGCCGCCGTCGATGAATTTCGCGGCATCGAGCGGCGCGTGATTGAAGCGGCTCAGGCCAAGGCCCCCCGCTACATCAAGAAAGGCCTGATACCACCGCGCGAGCGCCTGAGCCTGCTGCTTGATGCGGGCTCACCGTTCCTGGAGTTGTCGACGTTGTGTGGCTACATGCAGGAAGAGGACACTGACGGCTCCGCAGCGGGTGGCAGTTACATCGCCGGCATTGGCTACATTTCAGGTGTACGTTGTGTGGTGGCCGTAGACGACTACCTGACCAAAGGCGGTAGCATCTCTCCGCTGGGCGGCCTCAAGCGCATGCGGATGCTGGACCTTGCCCTGGAGAACAAACTGCCCATGGTCAACCTGTCCCAGAGTGGCGGCGGCAACCTGAAGCTGGTCGGTGATACCTTCGGCACATCCGGCGCCATGTTTGCCAAACAATGTCGCCTTTCCGCGGCAGGTATCCCGCAGATTACCGTGGTGCACGGCAGTGCCACCGCTGGCGGAGCCTATCAGCCAACGCTTTCCGACTATCTGGTACTGGTGCGCAAGCAATCTACGATGTATCTCGCGGGACCACCACTGCTCAAGGCAGCTACAGGTGAGATCGCCACAGATGAAGAGCTTGGTGGCGCTGAGATGCACAGTGAGATCGCTGGCACCAACGACTATCTGGCGGAGAATGACGCCGACGGCATCCGCATCGCGCGCGATATCACCGCTAAACTCGGCTGGAATAAGCGCCAATCCCTGCCACCGCAAATCGACCATGCTGCCCCGCTATACCCGGCGGCGGAACTGCGCGGCATCGTTCCTGAAGATGCGAAAACCCCCTTTGACATGCGCGAGGTCATTGCTCGGGTCGCCGATGGCTCCGACTTTCTGGAGTTCAAAGGTGATTTCGACAACGGCACACTGTGCGGCCACATCGAGGTGGAAGGCTACCCGTGTGGAGTAATCGGTAATAACAGTCCGATCACTGCCAAGGGCGCAGCCAAGGCCGCGCAGTTTATCCAACTGTGTGAACAGTCCGGTACCCCTCTGCTGTTCCTCACCAACACAACCGGATTTCTGGTAGGTACCGAACCAGAGCAGGCAGGCATCATTAAACACGGTGCAAAGTTCATTCAGGCCGTCACCAACTGTACAGTGCCCAAGATCACGATTCTCATCGCTGGCTCTTATGGGGCAGGAAACTACGCCATGGCGGGGCGCGGCATGGACCCTCGTTTCCTGTTTGCGTGGCCACGCAGTGTTGTCTCCGTCATGGGCCCCGCCCAGGCGGGCAGCGTGTTGCGCCAGGTGGCCGAGGCAAAGGTACTTCGCTCCGGGGGCGAATTGAACGAAGATACCCTGGCCTTTATCGACGGACTGGAGCAGGAAACCATCCAGGATATGGAAGCGCGCTCCAATGCCCTGGCCAATACCGCCAGAATCTGGGACGACGGCATCATCGACCCCGCGGACACGCGCTCAGTCGTGGCATTTGCGCTGAGCGTGTGCCGCGAGGGCGATGATCGTCAGGTCAACACCAATACCTTTGGCGTCGGTCGTCTGTAA
- a CDS encoding acyclic terpene utilization AtuA family protein codes for MTDVIKIANCSGFYGDKLSAAREMVEGGPIDVLTGDYLAELTMAILYSQKMSRNTGYVGTFLKQMKDVLALCLEKNIKIVTNAGGLNPAAMAAAIEDIAAEQGLQANIAYIDGDDIAPRLEALGESGETFTNMDTGVNLVDTENTMLTANAYLGAWGIKEALDQGADVVVCPRVTDAAVVIGPAAWKFNWQRDNYHALAGALAAGHIIECGQQATGGNYAFFQEVPSFDNPGYPIAEIEANGHCTITKHPGTGGLVSVGTVKAQLLYEISDPAYKNPDVIGHFDSLQIEQVGEDRVYISGCKGSAPPKTHKVCINTLGGFRNGFELLLTGLDIEEKAKILSETFFNSIGGKEQFDDVTIELLRTDKKNPSINEEAFARLRIVCKSRDKDLVGRLFSAKMIELALANIPGFGPMNPIGNGDTFLAYWPALIDSSHVTEHVHVNGQVIDVKPTSQLGLPAIEAEFASAPVSAAPQGAPVSLPFGRLFGTRSGDKGGCANVGVWATSEQAYGFLHEFLTVERLKTLMPETAEFDIERYELPNIHSLNFFIKGILGEGVASSVRTDPQAKSMGEYLRAKLIDVPADLAK; via the coding sequence ATGACTGATGTAATCAAGATCGCCAACTGCAGTGGTTTTTATGGGGACAAGCTGTCCGCGGCCCGTGAGATGGTTGAGGGCGGTCCTATTGACGTGCTGACAGGTGATTACCTCGCCGAGCTTACCATGGCGATTCTCTACAGCCAGAAAATGTCGCGCAACACCGGCTATGTGGGCACCTTTCTCAAGCAAATGAAGGATGTTCTGGCACTGTGCCTGGAGAAGAACATCAAAATTGTCACCAACGCCGGTGGCCTCAATCCCGCCGCTATGGCGGCAGCCATCGAAGACATTGCCGCCGAGCAAGGCTTGCAGGCAAATATTGCCTACATCGATGGCGACGATATTGCCCCGCGCCTGGAGGCGCTGGGTGAGAGTGGCGAAACGTTTACCAACATGGATACCGGCGTCAACCTGGTCGACACCGAGAACACGATGCTCACCGCCAACGCCTACCTGGGTGCCTGGGGCATTAAGGAGGCCCTGGACCAGGGCGCTGATGTGGTGGTCTGTCCCCGCGTCACCGATGCAGCTGTAGTGATCGGTCCGGCGGCCTGGAAGTTTAACTGGCAACGGGATAACTACCATGCCCTGGCGGGTGCACTCGCCGCCGGCCACATTATCGAGTGTGGTCAGCAAGCTACCGGAGGCAACTACGCGTTCTTCCAGGAAGTACCCAGCTTCGACAACCCTGGCTACCCCATCGCCGAAATTGAGGCCAATGGTCACTGCACCATTACCAAGCACCCTGGCACGGGCGGCCTCGTTTCTGTCGGCACGGTAAAGGCGCAGTTGCTGTACGAGATCAGTGACCCCGCCTACAAAAACCCCGATGTCATCGGCCACTTTGACTCGCTGCAAATTGAGCAGGTTGGCGAAGACCGTGTGTATATCAGCGGTTGCAAGGGTTCGGCCCCTCCCAAAACACACAAGGTCTGCATTAACACCTTGGGCGGATTCCGCAACGGTTTCGAGTTGCTGCTGACCGGCCTGGATATTGAAGAAAAGGCCAAGATACTGAGCGAAACCTTCTTCAACAGTATTGGCGGCAAGGAACAGTTCGACGATGTGACGATTGAACTGCTGCGCACGGACAAAAAAAACCCCAGCATCAATGAAGAGGCCTTTGCCCGGCTGCGCATCGTGTGCAAGTCCCGTGACAAGGATCTTGTCGGGCGCTTGTTCAGCGCGAAGATGATCGAACTCGCACTGGCCAACATTCCTGGCTTTGGACCGATGAACCCGATCGGCAATGGCGACACATTTCTCGCGTACTGGCCAGCACTCATCGACAGCAGCCACGTCACTGAACATGTACACGTAAACGGTCAGGTGATTGACGTTAAACCCACATCACAGTTGGGCCTGCCAGCGATTGAAGCGGAGTTTGCATCGGCACCTGTGTCCGCTGCCCCCCAGGGCGCCCCTGTGAGCTTGCCCTTTGGACGCTTGTTCGGCACGCGCTCCGGCGACAAGGGCGGCTGCGCTAACGTCGGCGTCTGGGCTACCAGCGAGCAGGCCTACGGATTTCTCCACGAATTCCTGACGGTGGAACGGCTCAAAACGCTCATGCCCGAAACCGCCGAGTTCGACATTGAGCGCTACGAACTGCCCAACATTCATTCGCTGAACTTTTTTATCAAGGGTATTCTCGGCGAGGGCGTGGCATCCTCAGTGCGCACTGACCCGCAGGCCAAATCCATGGGCGAATACCTGCGCGCCAAACTCATTGATGTGCCAGCAGATCTGGCAAAGTAG
- a CDS encoding gamma-glutamylcyclotransferase: MSAPLTGHRQSRDLHKPAWVFGYGSLIYKVDFPFLRREIANITGWERRFWQGSHDHRGTPEAPGRVVTLLPAPGRVCHGVAYLVEHQVFEHLDYREKNGYQRFDGLITLRSDNTQVAGVIYVADSDNPAYLGPAPMPELAQHIARAHGPSGSNRDYALQLAEALRELGDPDPHIAELERLLTDEQTTTTL; encoded by the coding sequence ATGAGTGCCCCCCTCACCGGCCACCGCCAGTCCCGCGACCTGCACAAGCCTGCCTGGGTATTTGGCTATGGCTCATTGATCTACAAAGTGGACTTTCCTTTCCTGCGGCGAGAAATAGCGAACATTACGGGCTGGGAGCGGCGGTTCTGGCAGGGTTCTCACGATCATCGCGGCACGCCGGAGGCTCCAGGTCGTGTAGTTACCCTGCTCCCGGCACCGGGCCGGGTTTGCCACGGCGTCGCCTATCTGGTCGAGCATCAGGTGTTTGAACATCTCGACTACCGTGAGAAGAACGGCTACCAGCGCTTCGATGGACTGATCACCTTGCGCAGTGACAACACCCAGGTGGCCGGCGTAATCTATGTTGCCGACAGCGACAATCCCGCCTACCTCGGCCCGGCCCCTATGCCGGAACTCGCGCAGCACATCGCCCGAGCACACGGCCCCAGTGGCAGCAATCGCGACTACGCGCTGCAATTGGCCGAAGCCCTGCGCGAACTGGGTGACCCCGATCCACACATCGCAGAATTGGAAAGACTGCTCACCGACGAACAAACAACAACGACATTATGA
- a CDS encoding amidohydrolase family protein codes for MTTTVKATLMTMAAAITSMGAAAQDDYYDGHVHLTNYVQEGLTAREYLDVVGERVRRSVLFGIPLQMHWSHRVTGNIAPTYYLDADTDLYYYSFNDAYIAQQYMSLTESEQQRFEPMITGFNPADSYAADHVRRVLQTFPGVFSGIGEFTIHKEFVSAKVAGDVASLLDPAVDKIFEFCAESGLVAIMHNDIHMPFVKPEGRRVYFEQAKALLKRHPDATIIWAHTGLGRVVQPVEGHLAMIEEILADPELEHVYFDLSWSEVAKYVVATPETTRLTAAFLEKYPDRFLMGTDNVALDTPEAAYAVYESYRPLWNSLSPETSELVRKGNFARVFDQAAKDVRAWEKANPARR; via the coding sequence ATGACAACCACGGTAAAAGCGACGCTAATGACGATGGCTGCTGCAATCACTTCGATGGGTGCCGCTGCCCAGGATGACTACTACGATGGCCACGTACATCTCACTAACTACGTTCAGGAGGGGCTCACAGCCCGTGAGTATCTCGATGTGGTGGGAGAACGAGTGCGGCGATCAGTTTTGTTCGGTATTCCACTGCAAATGCACTGGTCGCATCGGGTGACCGGTAATATTGCACCAACGTACTATCTCGATGCGGATACGGACCTCTACTACTACTCATTCAATGACGCCTATATTGCTCAGCAGTACATGTCGCTCACCGAGTCTGAGCAGCAGCGCTTTGAGCCGATGATTACGGGCTTTAATCCTGCGGATTCCTATGCCGCTGATCATGTTCGTCGGGTCTTGCAAACCTTTCCCGGCGTATTTAGCGGCATTGGCGAATTCACCATTCACAAGGAATTCGTGTCCGCTAAAGTGGCGGGCGATGTTGCCAGTCTTCTGGATCCAGCAGTAGACAAGATATTCGAGTTTTGTGCTGAATCAGGCCTGGTCGCCATTATGCATAATGACATTCATATGCCCTTTGTGAAGCCGGAAGGACGGCGTGTGTACTTTGAACAGGCCAAGGCACTGCTGAAAAGGCACCCGGATGCGACTATCATCTGGGCGCACACCGGGCTTGGCAGGGTGGTACAACCGGTAGAGGGGCATCTGGCGATGATTGAGGAAATACTCGCAGATCCCGAGCTGGAGCACGTCTACTTTGACCTCTCCTGGAGCGAAGTGGCCAAGTACGTAGTTGCTACTCCGGAAACGACGCGCCTGACCGCAGCGTTCCTTGAAAAATACCCCGATCGCTTTCTCATGGGCACCGACAATGTAGCGCTGGATACACCCGAGGCTGCCTATGCGGTTTACGAATCGTACCGCCCGTTGTGGAATTCACTCTCGCCGGAAACCAGTGAATTGGTCCGCAAAGGTAATTTCGCCAGGGTCTTTGACCAGGCTGCAAAAGATGTGCGCGCCTGGGAGAAGGCTAACCCGGCGCGACGCTGA
- a CDS encoding acetyl/propionyl/methylcrotonyl-CoA carboxylase subunit alpha, producing the protein MSKITKLLIANRGEIAVRVIRTARDMGYRTVAVYSEADANALHVSEADQAVCIGPAAVNESYLVADNILKAARLTGADAIHPGYGFLSENADFSRACEDAGIVFIGPRPDAIELMGSKRLSKIAMIEAGVPCIPGYQDADQSDDTLLAKAADIGFPLMVKASAGGGGRGMRLVFEARELAEQIRTARSEAESAFGSGELILERAVLEPRHVEIQVFADEHGNAVYLGERDCSIQRRHQKVVEEAPSPFVDPQLRQRMGEAAVNAAKACNYRGAGTVEFLVDKDKNFYFLEMNTRLQVEHPVTELITGQDLVAWQLKVASGEQLPLTQDEVSLSGHAVEVRLYAEDPRNNFMPQTGTVRLWEYPERAGLRMDHGIQQGQEVSPFYDPMIAKVIAYGSDRAEAIRRLASAVQDTQLLGMNNNKLFLQNVLRHEVFAQGEATTAFIEQHFSADISMDQKKPRQATLARAALLFQAQATAAGPGSDASWHNPAAAATTYQLAFDGQAQAIAITEGNGSYEVAVGEERHSLTLVALSDSECVYIDNGVRESMRFAFAGNTLYLDDGTGHFIIENVTYQPAAAAGGAGSGQLKASMDGAIVDVLVTEGDTVEAGQTLVVLEAMKMEHALKAGISGIVTAISCETGQQVKSKQLLATIEGEQSDD; encoded by the coding sequence ATGAGTAAGATTACTAAACTACTGATCGCCAATCGCGGGGAAATCGCCGTGCGTGTCATTCGCACGGCTCGGGATATGGGCTATCGCACCGTCGCTGTTTACAGTGAAGCCGACGCGAATGCACTGCACGTGAGCGAAGCCGACCAGGCGGTATGCATAGGCCCGGCCGCCGTGAATGAATCCTACCTGGTAGCAGACAACATTCTTAAGGCCGCCAGGCTGACAGGCGCCGACGCAATTCATCCGGGCTATGGTTTCCTCTCGGAAAATGCGGATTTTTCCCGTGCGTGCGAAGACGCAGGCATTGTCTTTATCGGCCCGCGTCCCGATGCGATCGAATTAATGGGTAGCAAGCGGCTATCCAAGATCGCCATGATCGAAGCAGGTGTGCCGTGTATTCCCGGCTACCAGGATGCCGACCAATCCGACGACACGCTGCTCGCCAAGGCCGCTGACATCGGCTTCCCGCTGATGGTGAAAGCCTCTGCCGGTGGTGGTGGCCGCGGCATGCGGCTGGTGTTTGAGGCGAGAGAGCTGGCAGAACAAATTCGCACCGCACGCTCAGAGGCCGAGAGCGCCTTCGGCAGTGGGGAATTGATTCTGGAACGAGCGGTACTCGAACCACGTCACGTGGAAATCCAGGTGTTTGCAGACGAGCACGGCAATGCGGTGTACCTGGGGGAACGCGACTGCTCCATTCAGCGCCGCCACCAGAAAGTTGTGGAAGAAGCCCCTTCGCCCTTTGTAGATCCCCAGCTGCGCCAACGTATGGGCGAAGCGGCGGTCAATGCAGCCAAAGCCTGCAACTACCGCGGGGCCGGTACGGTAGAGTTCTTGGTCGACAAGGACAAGAACTTCTACTTCCTGGAAATGAATACTCGCCTGCAGGTAGAGCACCCGGTGACCGAATTGATCACCGGGCAAGACCTGGTCGCCTGGCAATTGAAAGTAGCTTCCGGCGAACAACTACCGCTGACACAGGACGAAGTCTCTCTGAGCGGACACGCGGTGGAAGTTCGCCTTTACGCCGAGGACCCCCGCAATAACTTCATGCCTCAGACCGGCACGGTGCGCCTGTGGGAATACCCCGAGCGCGCGGGACTGCGCATGGACCACGGCATCCAGCAGGGTCAGGAGGTCAGCCCCTTCTATGACCCAATGATTGCCAAGGTCATCGCCTATGGCAGCGATCGTGCGGAGGCTATCCGGCGCCTGGCTTCTGCCGTTCAGGATACCCAGCTGCTGGGCATGAACAACAACAAGCTGTTTCTGCAGAATGTTTTGCGCCACGAAGTGTTTGCTCAAGGTGAAGCAACCACGGCATTTATCGAACAGCACTTCAGTGCTGACATCAGTATGGACCAGAAGAAGCCGCGGCAAGCCACACTCGCGCGGGCCGCCCTGCTCTTCCAGGCTCAGGCTACTGCGGCCGGTCCGGGAAGCGACGCGAGCTGGCATAACCCGGCTGCAGCGGCAACCACCTACCAGCTGGCCTTCGATGGGCAAGCCCAGGCCATCGCGATCACAGAAGGCAACGGCAGCTACGAAGTTGCAGTTGGAGAGGAGCGTCACTCCCTGACCCTGGTCGCCCTCAGCGATTCCGAGTGCGTCTATATCGACAATGGTGTGCGCGAATCCATGCGCTTTGCGTTTGCAGGCAACACGCTGTATCTGGATGACGGCACCGGTCATTTCATTATCGAGAACGTCACCTACCAGCCTGCCGCGGCTGCCGGAGGCGCAGGCAGCGGCCAACTAAAAGCGTCCATGGACGGCGCGATTGTCGATGTACTGGTCACGGAAGGTGATACTGTCGAAGCCGGACAGACCCTGGTGGTTCTGGAGGCGATGAAGATGGAGCATGCCCTAAAGGCAGGCATTAGCGGCATCGTGACGGCGATCAGCTGCGAAACGGGCCAGCAGGTGAAATCCAAGCAATTGCTGGCAACCATCGAGGGGGAACAAAGCGATGACTGA